The DNA segment ATATTAACCAGATATATATCATACCGGTCATCGCCGCCGGCGCTGCCATCAGAAATCGGCTCTATGAAGCCAAGCGTATCGGTTTCGAAATGCCATACATATTCACATATCAACGCAACGCTGTCGACATAATCGGGTATGCCGTTTATCGGATTTATATCAAGGGTGGGAACGGAATTGAAGCCGGTAATATCATAATGGATTATAAAATTCTCGGTTCCCAGAGTGTCGGTAAGGTCGGGTCGGTCGGCTAATGTTTTAAACAGCGTCGGCTCTATTTCATCATAGAGGCTTATCAAACCCATTGTGAAGCGGGTGCCGCTTTTAAGGGGAACATCGATTGACGCGGCGTAGGAGTCATCAGTTTTGCATTCTTTGAGATTTCTTAGCTGCTTTATTAAATCATCTTTATCAATTCCCGACAGACGGCTTTCAGCTGCAAAACAGCTGCAGGCAATCATCAATGATATAATCGCAGTTAATGATATTAGATGTTTCATTTTTTCTCCATCGCCTCTTTCATCTGTTCAAGGCAGCTATAAGGCACTTTTTGTGTGCCAATTAATAATGAACCTTTTCTTGGGCCGTGGCAATCTGAGCCGCCGGAATAAAACATACCATATTTACCGGCGAGTTGTTTATAATGTTCCCTGTCTTTTCTTTTATGCAAAGAATGATATGCCTCTATGCCATCCAAACCGGCTTCCGCGAAATGCGGGATAAAATCATCATGTCTTAGCGTTCCGGGATGAGCCAGCACGGCGGCGCCGCCGATACGATGAAGCATGCTAATAGCTTCATCAACATCGAGATGTTTCTTGGGAACATAAGCAGGCGCATGATAACCGAGATAGCGGGCGAAAGCCTCATCGAAAGTCTGCACATACTCTTCCCTGACCAGCGCCTGGGCGACATGCGGCCTGCCGACCGCGCCCTCACCGGCAATGTCTGACACGGTATCCATTTTAATATTAATGCCGATTTCATTCAGCTTTTTAACAATCGCCACTCCCCTATTGTATCGTTCACGGCAATATTCTTTGATTGCCTGCATGAATTCTGCATCTTTATAATCGATAAAGTATCCAAGTATATGAACATCAGCTCCATTATACATGCAGGACAATTCTACTCCCGGAATAATTTCAATGCCTTTTTCACGGGTATAGTCAATGACGCTAACGAAACCATCGGTAGTATCATGGTCGGTAATCGAGATTGCCCTAAGCTTTCTATCAGCGGCGGCGTCAACGACCTCCTTTGGGTTTAGAAGTCCATCCGAGGCTGTGGTATGAAGGTGAAGGTCTATATAGTCATTAGGCATTAAATTTTTCCATCCACTATCGCTTTGGTTTTTTCATAAAGCTCTGAACCGCGCGCCAGCAGTTTATCATTTTTATCTTTTAGGTCATCAGCGAAAGCTTTGTCGCTGATTCCGCCAAGGTTAATCCTTACATTAAGCGAGGCGCCCTCAAGAGCCGCTTTTGCCATCAGATTGGCAACACCGGCATCGGAGACAGAGTTAATGCTGCCTTTTTCAGCTACCGATGGCAAGAATTCCATAACTGCCACCGTTTTTTCCATAACCTCAACAGGAACACTGGCGGCACGCTTGGTCGCCTCCTCGATTGCGGCAGTGCGAATCTTTTTTTCACGGTCGGTAGTTTTCGGTTTTTTCATCGCCAGCATGACTTCATCGAAACTCTGGGCGTCTTTTTCTATAAGAAAAGTCAGCTCGTTTC comes from the Candidatus Zixiibacteriota bacterium genome and includes:
- a CDS encoding PHP domain-containing protein, whose protein sequence is MPNDYIDLHLHTTASDGLLNPKEVVDAAADRKLRAISITDHDTTDGFVSVIDYTREKGIEIIPGVELSCMYNGADVHILGYFIDYKDAEFMQAIKEYCRERYNRGVAIVKKLNEIGINIKMDTVSDIAGEGAVGRPHVAQALVREEYVQTFDEAFARYLGYHAPAYVPKKHLDVDEAISMLHRIGGAAVLAHPGTLRHDDFIPHFAEAGLDGIEAYHSLHKRKDREHYKQLAGKYGMFYSGGSDCHGPRKGSLLIGTQKVPYSCLEQMKEAMEKK